One window of the Salvia splendens isolate huo1 chromosome 1, SspV2, whole genome shotgun sequence genome contains the following:
- the LOC121742263 gene encoding protein FAR1-RELATED SEQUENCE 5-like: MNDELHIPQTANDRKLEIGMKFASIDDAFEFYNQYACEAGFSARISNSKKNKMNEVVWKQFVCFKAGQTDEVRSKNRASSGGPIKKRARGEVRTYCKAKISIVKQQTGPYWSISLFTEGHNHGLSTPSKVHLLRSYRSVSAAKRVLTQQFSEANIPTCQQMQLMEIEHGGPESVGCTERDIRNVERDMRDEQKGIDAENLVEFFTSEKEKNSSFFFDYETDSDNRFKRCFWEDHKSRSAYSVFGDVVVFDSTYNTNKYEMIFTPFVGVNHHHQTIVFGCGFLSDEKTESYLWLLNKFMEAVPTSAPKAIVTDQDPAMTKTLAQVLPKTVHRYCLWHILNKFPEKISAVTFREHYQSIKNVIKNSTSPEEFEHWWKDVIRFANLEQNTWILLMYELRHKWVPSYFSHVFFARMSSSQRSESSHSFFKKYVSHKNSLMDFITRFNRALRHQRHNELVDDHIDMNEHPKIKTNWLMETQMVKVYTKKKWTEFQDEMSQSHGYFVEHR; encoded by the coding sequence ATGAATGATGAACTGCATATTCCTCAAACTGCGAATGATCGAAAGCTAGAAATTGGAATGAAATTTGCATCAATAGACGATGCATTTGAATTCTACAATCAATATGCTTGTGAAGCTGGTTTTAGTGCAAGAATAAGCAATAGCAAAAAGAATAAGATGAATGAAGTTGTTTGGAAACAATTTGTATGCTTTAAAGCTGGTCAAACTGATGAAGTCCGCTCAAAAAATCGAGCGTCGAGTGGTGGCCCGATCAAGAAAAGAGCTCGTGGTGAAGTTAGAACTTATTGTAAGGCAAAGATCTCCATTGTCAAACAACAAACTGGACCCTATTGGAGTATTAGCTTATTCACTGAAGGTCATAATCATGGACTTTCTACTCCTTCAAAAGTGCATTTACTCCGATCATACCGTAGTGTCTCTGCTGCGAAGAGAGTGTTGACACAACAATTTTCAGAAGCTAATATACCGACCTGTCAGCAAATGCAACTAATGGAGATAGAGCATGGGGGGCCTGAAAGTGTAGGTTGCACTGAAAGAGATATCAGGAATGTTGAGAGAGATATGAGGGATGAACAGAAGGGGATCGATGCCGAAAATTTGGTAGAATTCTTTACATCTGAAAAGGAGAAAAATTCATCATTTTTCTTTGACTATGAGACAGATTCAGATAATAGGTTCAAAagatgtttttgggaagatCATAAATCAAGGAGTGCTTATAGTGTATTCGGTGATGTTGTTGTGTTTGATTCTACCTATAACACTAATAAGTACGAAATGATTTTTACACCGTTCGTAGGAGTAAATCATCACCATCAAACAATTGTTTTTGGTTGTGGATTTCTAAGTGATGAGAAGACAGAATCATATTTGTGGCTGCTTAATAAGTTCATGGAAGCTGTGCCAACAAGTGCTCCAAAAGCAATCGTCACTGATCAAGATCCTGCTATGACGAAAACACTTGCACAAGTTTTGCCGAAAACAGTACACCGTTATTGTTTGTGGCACATATTGAATAAATTTCCGGAAAAGATTTCAGCAGTGACTTTCCGAGAGCATTATCAGAGCATAAAAAATGTTATAAAAAATTCTACTTCTCCTGAGGAATTCGAGCATTGGTGGAAAGATGTTATTAGATTTGCTAACTTAGAGCAAAATACTTGGATCTTGTTGATGTATGAATTGCGACATAAGTGGGTTCCGTCATACTTTAGTCATGTATTTTTTGCTAGGATGTCAAGTAGTCAGAGATCTGAGAGTTCGCATTCATTTTTCAAAAAGTATGTCTCTCACAAGAACTCATTGATGGATTTTATCACTCGATTCAATCGAGCACTAAGACACCAAAGACACAATGAGTTAGTTGATGATCATATTGACATGAATGAGCAtcccaaaatcaaaacaaattggCTGATGGAAACGCAAATGGTTAAAGTGTACACGAAGAAAAAATGGACGGAGTTTCAAGATGAAATGAGTCAAAGTCATGGTTACTTTGTGGAGCATAGATGA